From Miscanthus floridulus cultivar M001 chromosome 15, ASM1932011v1, whole genome shotgun sequence, the proteins below share one genomic window:
- the LOC136507397 gene encoding uncharacterized protein — MVDAAVAAADLPDLAAAVADPPDLATATADLPDPAMAVADPSNPVAAAPGDTNNFLPPLSLEEKQQVAKSSNDLQEESAKDTISGGFMSPSIAEDATESLRGHLKKPNEGKESESASYFMDGEENSTDGCSSEAMDTNKDEGKHSRHKNSSAWSNEVINRNTACSFGCGLS, encoded by the exons ATGGTGGAtgcggcggtggcagcggcggatCTGCCAGAtctggcagcggcggtggcggatCCACCGGATCTGGCAACAGCGACGGCAGATCTGCCGGATCCGGCAATGGCGGTGGCAGATCCATCAAATCCAGTGGCGGCGGCGCCAG GTGACACAAACAACTTCTTACCTCCTTTGTCTCTAGAAGAAAAACAGCAAGTAGCTAAATCTTCAAATGATCTTCAAGAGGAGTCAGCAAAAG ATACAATTAGTGGTGGGTTCATGTCTCCAAGCATAGCTGAGGATGCAACTGAATCTTTAAGAGGGCACTTGAAGAAACCAAATGAAG GTAAAGAAAGTGAGAGTGCTTCCTATTTCATGGATGGGGAGGAAAATTCTACAG ATGGATGTTCAAGTGAAGCCATGGACACTAACAAGGATGAAGGTAAACATTCTAGGCACAAGAACAGCTCAGCATGGAGTAATGAAGTCATCAATCGaaatacagcctgttcgtttggctgtggcttgtcgtaa